Proteins encoded together in one Mus caroli chromosome 4, CAROLI_EIJ_v1.1, whole genome shotgun sequence window:
- the Ldlrad1 gene encoding low-density lipoprotein receptor class A domain-containing protein 1: MSLGCGRPEFCPACFWFLGQADAESNITTRRKARPGDEGCGPLCCSRRGACLSVGLLLLLAMLAALLAVATILGHPPRTPETHSCVTLANRTGFLCHDRRHCIPAHAVCDGIRTCPHGEDEAESLCRDVPQSLPSFLLTTCGDPDSWIYSDQKCDGVNNCGDCSDELSPVTVCPPCGPGWWRCTPTVFKYCSCVPRDLCRDSVQHCSDWSDEYSCPGPQVSPPP, encoded by the exons ATGAGCCTGGGCTGTGGGAGACCAGAATTTTGCCCAGCCTGCTTCTGGTTTCTTGGCCAGGCAGATGCCGAGAGCAACATCACCACTAGAAGGAAAGCCCGCCCTGGAGATGAAG GCTGTGGCCCACTCTGCTGCTCACGCCGTGGGGCCTGCCTCTCGGTCggcctgctgctcctgctggccATGCTCGCTGCCTTGCTTGCTGTGGCCACCATCCTCGGACATCCACCCCGCACACCAG AGACTCACTCCTGCGTGACACTGGCCAACAGGACAGGGTTCTTGTGCCACGACCGAAGACACTGCATCCCAGCCCATGCTGTGTGCGATGGCATCCGCACCTGTCCTCATGGTGAGGACGAGGCTGAGAGCCTGTGCC GAGATGTGCCCCAGAGCCTCCCCAGCTTCCTCCTGACCACCTGTGGAGACCCAGACTCCTGGATCTACTCAGACCAGAAATGTGATGGCGTCAACAACTGTGGAGACTGCTCAGATGAGCTGAGCCCAG TGACTGTGTGCCCGCCCTGTGGCCCTGGGTGGTGGCGCTGCACTCCGACTGTGTTCAAGTACTGCAGCTGTGTCCCGAGGGATCTGTGCCGGGACAGCGTGCAGCACTGCTCTGACTGGTCAGACGAGTATTCCTGTCCTGGACCCCAAGTGAGCCCCCCTCCGTAG